CAAATCAATCTTAAACTTAGTAGATTTTTTCACCTCATGAAGCACAATAGAACTATGGTACTGCCCGATATTAGGAATATTTGAAATTACATTGACGGCGAATTCATTATAAGAATTGATATCTTTTGCAATGATTTTTAACATATAATCGTATTCACCGGAAAGACTGATGATCTCCTGAACTTCATCGTGCTTGCCAATGTTTTTCTCAAATGTTTCTAAAACTTTCTGAGATTGCTCTTTGAGACGAACATTGCAATATACAACAATATTCAAGCCCAGTTTTTCACGATTCAAAAGACCTACATATTTTTCAATAATTCCGTTTTTCTCCAGCTGTTTGATTCTTTCATACGTTGGAGTAAAGGTAAGACCTATCTTTTCCGAAATTTCTTTCACGGATAAAGTGGAGTCTTCCTGAATTATGCTGAGAATCATTCTGTCTTTTAAATCCATATCATAAAGTTGAGTTCTAACAAAAATAATATTTAAAAATGAAAATAACGAGAGATTACTATTTTTTAATCTAAATCAGATTTTAGTTTTGTTAGTTTGTAAAATTGTTGTA
Above is a genomic segment from Chryseobacterium geocarposphaerae containing:
- a CDS encoding Lrp/AsnC family transcriptional regulator, which gives rise to MDLKDRMILSIIQEDSTLSVKEISEKIGLTFTPTYERIKQLEKNGIIEKYVGLLNREKLGLNIVVYCNVRLKEQSQKVLETFEKNIGKHDEVQEIISLSGEYDYMLKIIAKDINSYNEFAVNVISNIPNIGQYHSSIVLHEVKKSTKFKIDLD